Part of the Takifugu rubripes unplaced genomic scaffold, fTakRub1.2, whole genome shotgun sequence genome, TATGATGACAACTTAACTATGATTATGGCGTGTATCTGCCATTTCATTCCCAGTTTATCCTCCCTCTATCGAGCTCTATGGCTACAGGTGACGTTACTGCGTTTCTCCGCCAGGTGGCGCAGAGTGCGGCATCACGTTCTGGACCAGAGGAAAAGAGACACTGACCCAGGGGGTAGGGGCTGTGGTCTCTCCCAGGTAGTAGTCCTCGTGTTGTGGTCTACGTAGTATGTCCTCCCATGTGGGTCTTTTCTCTGCTCCCACCTTCAAGACAAGAACCAAGTATGGCACTTTACACCATTAGTTGCCATCGAATAGTAACATTAGTaatattaaattaaagtgaCGTCCAAAACCAGAAGCGCTGGTGTTTTTACCCAGGCGGTAGAGGGTCAGAGGCTCCAGAACTGGGAGCTTGTTGTTGCCTGGGCTTGGCTCCTTCTGTAGGTACAggggtgctgctgctactgctctcaCAGCCACCTCCTGACGCGTTCACCTCCCCTAAcgcaggggaggaagaggatgaggatgaagaggctgGGTTGGTGCCGCTCCCCTGTGCTGATGAGGATGGGGCTTTAAAGGAAGCTGCCCCAGTGGCACCATCAGAAGGCttagcagcagaagaggaggctgcagcttgTGAGGAGGCTGGAAGGGTTTGAGCTGAGCTGGACGGCGCCGCGTCGGCGTCCGCCACGGACGCGTCCTGGCGGCCGTCCGCGCGCTGGTCCTCAGCACACGTCACGTCATCTGTCGTGGATGTCGGTGCACCCACAGCAGCGTCACAGGACTCCCCGTCAGCTGCTAACACAGAAACGCCGCTGCTCATTCTTCTGAAAAAGCAGCATCTTCTCCAGGAACTAGAACCTGTCCTGCACACTGACGTCCACTGGCCCCTGCTGGTGATGCTGGACACGGAGCCATGGGGACGTCTCAGCGGGTCTGCACACCCGGCCCTGCGGAACTCACCCGTCTTACTGTCGGTGTCGCTGTCAGACGGCTGGTGGGCTGGGCTGGACGTCTCCTCAGCGTCTCCGTTGAGGACGTGACTGAGGGCGGGgctgcaggaagtggaaggCACCTGAGCGTCCACACCGTTGGAGGCGGAGCAGGAAGCTGACCTCGGGTGCAGATCTACACCATtggctgagctggagaggagaaaaggacaaCTTTTCCAGCTGTAGTGTAGAACAACTgctgcctgagtgtgtgtgtgtgtgtgtgtgtgtgtgtgagtgtgtgtgtgctccacagTAACTCGTTCACCTGTTGGCAGCCTTTGAAGGAGAAGAGTCTCCATTTTCATGGACGGTGTCACCATTCTGTTGCACTTCTGAAAAGGGTTACACAAAAAGAATGTGTtcgagggggggcaggaggggcagaGCTGCCAGACTGGGGGGCATTTAGTCCCTCTTTCCTCATGCTCCACTCACACCGTCTCCGAAGCAGCCGGTAAGCAGACCGAAGTGGGACCGACTCACAGGTGAGTGTAAAAGAAATGGTTAAAGATGAGACAGAAACACTCACTGTTTGCTGCGTTTGCTGCACTGCCGTTagtccgtgggggggggggggctccccgACAGTGGGGCCGTCCAGGTAGACCGTGAGCTCCCCGACAGAGACCAGCGCTCCCTTCTGCTCCGCGCTCAGCTTCAACACCTCTTTCACGTTCTCCACTGCAGAGGCACAAGGAGACGCAGCTTCAACACACACGCCAGAGCGCCACCGTCCCGCCGGGGTCAGACGGCCCAAACGTACGCTTCCTCTCATGCTGCTCCAGGACCCGGGCCAGGTCCAGAGAGGCTTTTCCCAGGAGAGCATCGGCCTTCAGGGTGTGGTGGCTCCACACTTTGAAATCCAACTGTGTGTGACATGTTACATTCCTagaaatccaacacacacacgcacgcacacacacacacacacacacacacacacaattagaaGTTGGGATTTtaaagaaacaaccaaaaagcGTGTGAAATTCCCTGTCCTGTCTGCACAGATGTGGGAGGCTTTAACGCTGCCTCTGAATCCTGCTGGGAGTGGTGACGTGGTCCACCACGGGTAGACCCACCTCGTGGTGCTGGTGTGTTCAAATGAGATGGAGGAGAGTGGgatgtgggatgggggggggggcattcagcCATCCATCCCAGCATCTCCCTCCCAACAGCCAAATCGTTaaaatggaggagctggaggagcagatcacTCAGCTCTTCCCTGTGGCCGTGAtggctcctccagctcagcattCTGGACCACACAGACCAGCGGGAGCTAAGCGGGACCACTCAGGACCCGGGAACTCATGAGAGCTGGAAGCAGACACTAGTCTACTACCGTCACCagacagagacggggggggggggggcagcttacAGAGTCAGCCTCTCCTCCCACTTTGGGCTGGACGAGCTGTGGGACTTTGCTGTGCGGCGCGACTCTCCCTCCGCCGTCACCTCCACGTACACGGCCGTCCCGAACaggcttttcttccttttgattTTGGCACAGGACACTGGAGAACAGAGACGTACAATCAGCTCCTCCGCCTCCACATTTCTGTCCCATAACTGGTGCGAAAACACGTGAGAACGGACAACAGCAACATCGGTCGAGAAAGGCCCGGAAAGGACGTGGAGGCGCTGAGGCCTCCTGTCCAACCGGAACGGGACTCACCAACGGCGTGGAGCTGCCGACCGTCCCTCTGTGGTTCTGGCCCGACTCGGCTCTGGGGGAGGCCGTGGCCATGTCATAAAGCCCGGCGGGAGCCCTTCGCAGGCAGACGCAAGCGTTC contains:
- the LOC115248288 gene encoding NEDD4-like E3 ubiquitin-protein ligase WWP1, with product MATASPRAESGQNHRGTVGSSTPLLWDRNVEAEELIVRLCSPVSCAKIKRKKSLFGTAVYVEVTAEGESRRTAKSHSSSSPKWEERLTLGERERGVEAERGAEGSAGLCRGAHGLPGRPHCRGAPPPPRTNGSAANAANKVQQNGDTVHENGDSSPSKAANSSANGVDLHPRSASCSASNGVDAQVPSTSCSPALSHVLNGDAEETSSPAHQPSDSDTDSKTADGESCDAAVGAPTSTTDDVTCAEDQRADGRQDASVADADAAPSSSAQTLPASSQAAASSSAAKPSDGATGAASFKAPSSSAQGSGTNPASSSSSSSSPALGEVNASGGGCESSSSSTPVPTEGAKPRQQQAPSSGASDPLPPGWEQRKDPHGRTYYVDHNTRTTTWERPQPLPPG